A genomic segment from Neobacillus sp. YX16 encodes:
- a CDS encoding glycoside hydrolase family 43 protein has translation MKIGFRTINKVKTETIQMRDPFIFTSQQEQKYYLFGTTFADGCGDQDPVFEVYVSNNLEDWEGPYVAFQPPKGFWGVRQYWAPEVFEIDGCFYMFASFKGGIGEHRGTGVLVSDHPAGPYVPHSEGPVTPNDWECLDGTYFEDKNGERWMVFCHEWTQIYEGRIKAIRLSKDLKRSVGKPIEILNAAQMPWIRHFGDPRIEKTGYLTDAPFMYMAKSGELVMLWSSYSVPNYGDNGLGGYTVAIVRSKAGEITGEWIHDKQLLLDRNAGHSSLFRDLSGQLFICTHYPDTPHGSERPLFIKVEERENGIVVPVTK, from the coding sequence ATGAAAATAGGATTTCGTACGATTAATAAGGTGAAAACTGAGACCATACAGATGAGAGATCCCTTTATTTTTACTTCTCAACAGGAACAAAAGTATTATCTTTTCGGTACTACATTTGCTGATGGATGTGGTGATCAAGATCCAGTTTTTGAGGTATATGTCAGTAATAATCTCGAAGACTGGGAAGGACCTTATGTTGCATTCCAGCCCCCAAAGGGCTTTTGGGGAGTAAGACAGTACTGGGCGCCGGAAGTATTTGAAATTGATGGCTGCTTTTATATGTTTGCGTCCTTTAAAGGTGGAATAGGGGAGCATAGAGGGACTGGAGTTTTAGTTTCCGACCACCCTGCAGGTCCGTATGTTCCTCATAGTGAAGGTCCAGTAACGCCAAATGATTGGGAATGCTTGGATGGGACATATTTTGAGGACAAAAACGGAGAACGCTGGATGGTATTTTGCCATGAGTGGACCCAAATTTATGAGGGCAGAATCAAGGCAATCCGTTTGTCAAAAGATCTTAAAAGGTCTGTTGGTAAGCCAATCGAAATTTTAAATGCAGCTCAGATGCCTTGGATACGTCACTTTGGCGATCCTCGGATTGAAAAAACAGGTTATCTAACAGATGCCCCTTTTATGTACATGGCTAAAAGTGGTGAACTAGTAATGCTATGGTCGAGTTACTCTGTTCCGAATTATGGGGACAATGGACTTGGTGGATATACAGTAGCCATAGTGAGGTCAAAAGCTGGAGAAATTACAGGGGAATGGATTCACGATAAGCAATTATTACTTGACCGCAATGCAGGGCATTCCAGTCTATTCCGTGACCTTAGCGGACAGCTGTTTATTTGCACACATTATCCAGATACGCCTCATGGAAGTGAAAGGCCTTTGTTTATCAAAGTGGAAGAAAGGGAAAACGGAATAGTGGTGCCTGTCACCAAATAA
- a CDS encoding ROK family transcriptional regulator, producing the protein MKSHNQSTVLNMIRLSEPISRAEIAKLTNLTPPTVSSLVSELIEKNLITEEQSTNSKAGGRKPIMLRINYSAHYILGVYAAAEVVRVILTTMDGKIVSDYNNDITELPSKTEFINMIIDNIHYILNKTSIEKDLILGIGFAMHGLVDPDQGLAIFSPHLHLENIPIKVSLENEFNIPVIVENDVRALAIAESWFGQGQGDSDFICLSVGRGIGSGIFINNDIYKSTFNTAGEIGHTILDINGPKCQCGNNGCLEAYASESAILSKVKKELITNQDTLLHNWVRDGSDELSIKMVFKAAKQGDPFAKSILEDAGKSLGLAAANMINILKPSKLILEGSLFEEGDFVKSPLIEMIGKYTFKSSHEEILVVCSKLGKTGMVLGAVTLILRKMFKTTD; encoded by the coding sequence ATGAAGTCACATAATCAATCAACAGTTTTAAATATGATTCGTTTAAGTGAACCAATTTCAAGAGCAGAAATTGCAAAACTAACCAATTTAACTCCACCCACTGTCAGTTCATTGGTCAGTGAATTAATAGAAAAAAATCTTATTACAGAAGAACAATCCACTAACTCGAAGGCAGGTGGCAGGAAGCCTATCATGCTTCGAATTAATTACTCTGCCCATTATATTTTAGGTGTGTATGCTGCCGCAGAGGTTGTACGTGTCATATTGACCACTATGGATGGTAAGATAGTATCTGATTATAATAATGATATTACCGAACTCCCATCCAAAACCGAATTTATTAATATGATAATTGATAATATCCATTATATCCTGAATAAAACATCAATTGAGAAAGATCTCATTCTTGGAATCGGTTTTGCCATGCATGGTTTAGTAGATCCTGATCAGGGTTTAGCTATTTTTTCCCCTCACTTACATCTTGAAAATATTCCTATAAAAGTTAGTTTGGAAAATGAATTCAATATCCCTGTAATTGTAGAAAATGATGTTAGAGCCTTAGCAATTGCTGAAAGCTGGTTTGGTCAAGGTCAAGGGGACTCAGATTTTATCTGCCTTAGCGTTGGTCGAGGTATTGGTTCAGGTATCTTTATAAATAATGACATTTATAAAAGCACCTTTAATACTGCTGGAGAAATTGGACATACAATCTTGGATATAAATGGTCCAAAATGCCAGTGTGGTAACAATGGCTGTTTGGAGGCTTATGCATCTGAATCAGCTATTCTTAGCAAAGTAAAGAAAGAACTAATTACTAATCAAGATACACTCCTTCATAATTGGGTCAGAGATGGCAGCGACGAACTCTCAATAAAAATGGTCTTTAAAGCTGCTAAACAAGGGGATCCCTTTGCTAAATCAATACTTGAGGACGCTGGGAAATCCCTTGGTTTAGCTGCTGCTAATATGATTAATATACTAAAACCATCGAAACTGATTTTAGAAGGAAGTTTGTTTGAGGAAGGAGATTTTGTTAAATCTCCACTCATAGAAATGATTGGAAAATATACTTTTAAAAGTTCCCATGAAGAAATACTAGTGGTATGCTCAAAATTAGGAAAAACCGGTATGGTATTGGGAGCTGTAACATTAATTTTACGGAAAATGTTTAAAACGACTGATTAA
- a CDS encoding Zn-dependent hydrolase, with protein MQRQKLLINGKRLKNELERFANFGRTEKNGVTRLALSEEDRLARDFFQSCCEEIGLSVKVDDMGCMYATLDGVENKPPILIGSHLDSVKKGGRFDGVLGVLAGLEVVRTLVENNIKPRVPITIVNFTNEEGARFEPSMMASGVLSGKFEKNVMVKKKDTKGITFEEALKAIGYEGAVENRLKEGVAFLELHIEQGPILEKEALSIGVVECVVGMACYDIEITGESDHAGTTPMSMRKDALFAANNLINEIRRVLGSLDEELVFTIGRVNVYPSIHTVIPNKVVFSLEARHKNPEIVRTFKEFVENLPNLDLNEGCEVKTTKLWERDTVWFNSEIVNQLEKSAQSLGYSNKRMVSGAGHDAQFIASLVPTAMLFVPSFNGKSHCEEELTTWEECEKGVNVLLDTVIALLSK; from the coding sequence ATGCAGCGGCAAAAGCTTTTAATTAATGGAAAAAGACTAAAGAATGAGCTTGAAAGGTTTGCTAACTTCGGCAGGACTGAGAAAAATGGCGTAACTCGGCTGGCATTATCAGAGGAAGATCGGTTAGCTAGAGATTTTTTCCAATCATGCTGTGAGGAAATTGGCTTAAGTGTTAAGGTTGATGATATGGGTTGTATGTATGCAACGCTAGACGGAGTGGAGAATAAACCTCCCATACTGATTGGCTCCCATTTGGATTCGGTTAAAAAAGGCGGAAGATTTGATGGTGTACTTGGGGTATTAGCTGGTCTAGAAGTAGTTAGAACGCTTGTGGAAAATAATATTAAGCCTCGTGTCCCGATAACCATTGTTAATTTTACAAATGAAGAGGGTGCGAGGTTCGAGCCTTCAATGATGGCATCAGGAGTACTTTCAGGTAAATTTGAAAAGAATGTGATGGTGAAAAAGAAAGACACTAAGGGGATTACTTTTGAGGAAGCACTTAAAGCGATTGGATATGAGGGAGCGGTAGAGAATCGTCTAAAAGAGGGTGTTGCTTTCTTAGAATTGCATATCGAACAAGGTCCGATTCTTGAAAAAGAAGCCCTTTCTATTGGAGTCGTCGAATGTGTGGTCGGTATGGCATGCTATGACATAGAAATAACAGGTGAATCTGACCACGCCGGAACGACACCAATGAGTATGAGAAAGGATGCTCTTTTTGCCGCAAATAACCTGATAAATGAAATTCGCAGGGTATTAGGTTCATTAGATGAAGAGTTGGTATTTACGATCGGCAGGGTAAACGTATATCCGAGTATTCATACCGTCATTCCAAACAAGGTGGTATTTTCCTTAGAGGCTAGACATAAGAATCCAGAGATTGTAAGGACCTTTAAAGAATTTGTTGAAAATCTTCCGAACTTAGATTTAAACGAAGGCTGTGAGGTAAAGACCACAAAGCTGTGGGAGCGGGATACCGTTTGGTTTAATTCAGAAATTGTTAACCAACTTGAAAAGTCGGCACAGTCATTAGGTTATAGCAATAAAAGAATGGTCTCAGGTGCTGGACATGATGCTCAATTTATTGCCAGCCTTGTTCCGACTGCAATGCTGTTTGTTCCGAGTTTTAATGGAAAAAGTCATTGTGAAGAAGAGTTGACTACTTGGGAGGAATGCGAAAAAGGCGTAAATGTTCTATTAGATACCGTAATAGCATTGCTATCCAAATAA
- a CDS encoding M20 family peptidase, with amino-acid sequence MKKRRLFFRIIGGLVLIFIIVTVFNALLVKSKQPSPKPTDVVIDEGKAVEHLSQAITFKTVSYQDRSKFDFTEFTKFISFLEESYPGVHDHLELEKINEYALIYKWKGSDSSKNPIGLTSHYDVVPVLDGTEGNWEHTPFSGTVENGKIWGRGTLDDKIGVIGILEAVEFLVNDGFKPARDVYIMFGFDEEIGGDKGALEIVNTLKERGITFDFVLDEGGAIVENMVPGVDQPVGVVGISEKGSATAELSIEGSGGHSSQPKNQTNIGRIASAIAKLEDTQFTGDLRGPGEDLFEYVAPEMSFTMKYVFANKIIFEPIIEQILLQQPATAALIRTTIAPTIFQAGEQYNALPEKATAIINHRLMPGDSLEEVKTFIEDTIEDDDIKVTITGSEASKVSSINGWEFKSIQQAARNVYNNAVIAPYLMFAGSDAKHYDSISKNTYRFLPVQITSEDLNRMHGTNEHISKDNFIQAIKFYAEIIKESNQ; translated from the coding sequence ATGAAAAAAAGAAGACTATTCTTTCGTATCATTGGCGGACTGGTTTTAATTTTTATTATTGTAACCGTTTTCAACGCATTGCTGGTTAAATCTAAACAACCTTCTCCAAAACCAACAGACGTTGTGATTGACGAGGGAAAAGCGGTTGAGCACTTATCTCAAGCTATTACTTTTAAAACAGTATCCTACCAGGACCGTAGTAAATTTGACTTTACAGAATTCACTAAGTTTATTTCTTTTCTTGAGGAGAGTTACCCAGGTGTTCACGACCATCTCGAATTAGAAAAAATAAATGAATATGCTCTAATTTATAAATGGAAAGGTTCAGATTCTAGTAAAAACCCCATTGGCTTAACAAGTCATTATGATGTTGTTCCTGTTTTAGATGGAACAGAGGGAAATTGGGAACATACTCCTTTCAGTGGAACAGTGGAAAACGGCAAAATATGGGGCCGCGGTACATTGGATGACAAAATTGGTGTTATCGGAATACTAGAAGCAGTGGAGTTCTTGGTCAATGACGGATTCAAGCCCGCTAGAGATGTCTATATTATGTTTGGCTTTGATGAAGAAATTGGCGGTGACAAAGGCGCCCTCGAGATTGTAAATACCTTGAAAGAAAGAGGAATCACATTTGATTTTGTATTAGATGAGGGTGGAGCGATTGTTGAAAACATGGTTCCGGGCGTGGACCAGCCTGTGGGAGTTGTAGGAATTTCTGAAAAAGGGTCTGCCACGGCTGAATTATCCATCGAAGGCAGTGGAGGTCACTCCTCTCAACCAAAAAATCAAACCAATATCGGTAGAATTGCCAGCGCCATTGCCAAGCTAGAGGATACACAATTTACCGGAGATCTACGAGGACCTGGTGAAGACTTATTTGAATACGTTGCACCAGAAATGAGCTTTACCATGAAATACGTTTTTGCTAACAAAATTATTTTCGAGCCAATTATTGAACAAATACTATTGCAGCAGCCTGCGACTGCCGCTTTAATCAGAACCACCATTGCTCCAACTATTTTTCAAGCAGGTGAGCAATATAATGCATTGCCTGAGAAAGCAACGGCGATTATTAATCACCGTCTTATGCCTGGAGATTCTTTAGAAGAAGTTAAAACCTTTATTGAGGATACCATCGAGGATGATGATATTAAAGTGACAATCACAGGCAGTGAAGCTTCAAAGGTTTCTTCTATTAATGGATGGGAATTTAAATCTATTCAGCAAGCGGCCAGAAATGTCTATAACAATGCCGTTATTGCCCCTTACTTAATGTTTGCAGGGTCTGATGCTAAGCATTATGACAGTATCTCCAAAAATACCTATCGTTTTTTACCCGTGCAAATTACTTCAGAGGATTTAAACAGAATGCATGGTACAAACGAACACATCAGCAAGGACAATTTTATCCAGGCAATTAAATTTTATGCTGAAATTATTAAAGAGTCGAATCAATAA
- the brnQ gene encoding branched-chain amino acid transport system II carrier protein, with protein sequence MERKLPLKETIALGFFMFALFLGAGNIIFPPLLGQQAGESLLSAIIGFLVTGVGLPVLAVFTIARSGGDLNDLSKRVHPTFAKIFPVIIYLTIGPFFGIPRTGTVTYEIGVAPFLSNESSMGLFISTFVFFLITFWLALNPAKLVDRVGKILTPLLLLLILVISIRGFSSPIGSIGEAVGKYRDGAFFGGFVEGYLTMDAIAALVFGVVVINRVQEMGIKTASAVRSYTIKAGIIAGAGLSFVYISLSYIGATSVEGVGMQENGGAILSVVTSLLFGPFGSIILALVITGACLTTSVGLVAACGEYLSQRFTRLSYPVVVTILCLFSFTMANLGLSQLISVSIPLLISIYPIAIILILLSLLQSYIPVSRAVYIGAIIGAGIVSIYDGFTTAGIEVASISTALIFIPLYTNGLGWLLPSIVGGLLGFLFQYARLFNWVASSK encoded by the coding sequence ATGGAACGAAAATTACCATTAAAAGAAACTATTGCCTTAGGCTTTTTTATGTTTGCCTTATTTTTAGGTGCTGGAAATATAATCTTTCCGCCATTACTTGGGCAGCAAGCTGGTGAATCCCTTTTGTCAGCTATCATTGGATTTTTAGTCACGGGTGTGGGATTACCCGTTTTGGCTGTCTTCACAATCGCGAGGTCAGGGGGAGATTTAAATGACTTATCCAAAAGAGTGCATCCCACTTTTGCTAAAATCTTTCCAGTTATTATTTATTTAACAATTGGGCCGTTTTTCGGAATACCTAGAACCGGTACAGTAACCTATGAAATTGGTGTTGCACCATTTCTATCAAATGAAAGCAGCATGGGGTTATTTATTTCAACTTTTGTATTTTTCCTTATCACCTTTTGGCTGGCACTTAATCCAGCAAAGCTAGTAGATCGTGTTGGGAAAATTCTTACTCCGTTACTTTTACTATTAATCCTAGTGATTTCAATAAGAGGATTTTCTTCACCGATTGGTTCAATTGGTGAGGCGGTAGGAAAATACAGAGATGGAGCGTTTTTTGGCGGGTTTGTCGAAGGTTATTTAACAATGGATGCAATTGCAGCTCTTGTTTTTGGAGTTGTTGTGATTAATCGAGTTCAAGAAATGGGAATAAAGACAGCATCCGCTGTACGTTCTTATACGATTAAGGCAGGGATCATTGCAGGGGCTGGGTTATCGTTTGTCTATATATCCTTATCCTATATTGGGGCAACCAGTGTTGAGGGTGTTGGAATGCAGGAAAATGGCGGAGCTATTCTCTCAGTAGTCACTTCACTGCTATTCGGGCCATTCGGGTCCATCATTCTTGCGTTGGTTATTACCGGAGCCTGTTTAACCACTTCAGTAGGGTTGGTTGCTGCCTGTGGTGAGTACCTAAGTCAACGATTTACTAGACTTTCCTATCCAGTTGTCGTCACCATACTTTGTTTATTTAGTTTTACAATGGCGAATCTAGGATTAAGTCAGTTGATTTCTGTTTCAATACCCTTGCTAATAAGTATTTACCCGATTGCGATAATCCTGATTTTATTATCACTACTGCAATCCTATATTCCTGTTTCGAGGGCTGTTTATATAGGTGCAATTATTGGAGCGGGAATTGTCAGCATTTACGATGGTTTTACCACTGCTGGCATTGAAGTAGCATCCATTTCAACAGCACTCATTTTCATTCCGCTTTACACAAATGGATTAGGATGGCTGCTCCCAAGCATTGTGGGCGGGCTTCTAGGATTCCTTTTTCAATATGCAAGGCTTTTTAATTGGGTAGCATCATCGAAATAG
- a CDS encoding YciI family protein has product MEKLQFLYKLNLIPSLLDESNWTEREEGIVQHHFEVLQGLLQEGKLILAGRTLNMDPSGMGIVILEVDSEEEARELMENDPAVKEGIMEAALFPYRVALIRK; this is encoded by the coding sequence ATGGAAAAATTGCAATTTTTATACAAGCTTAACCTTATTCCTTCATTATTAGATGAATCCAATTGGACAGAAAGAGAAGAAGGTATTGTACAGCACCACTTCGAAGTGCTGCAAGGATTGCTTCAGGAAGGAAAACTGATCTTAGCAGGAAGAACATTGAATATGGATCCATCTGGAATGGGTATTGTTATTCTTGAAGTTGACTCCGAGGAAGAAGCACGGGAACTGATGGAAAATGATCCGGCGGTAAAAGAAGGAATCATGGAAGCCGCCCTTTTCCCATATCGAGTGGCATTAATAAGGAAGTGA
- a CDS encoding GNAT family N-acetyltransferase — protein MAFENEISKKIRLRDLQLPEDYKHIAVMFNSIEPGSTTLEALEDEDRHIPQKSTLTLNDQGLLTGFGRIRVIAENTNGQVIGYGASWRAPWSDPGELASTFCVHPDYQRHGVGELILSYLENWAASHQASILLSEVKDWIPGSLPFAQKHGFLLDAHIFELRLNLNRLDLTKLADPVHRLQDSDITFVTLADIAGEESEKKLYGLYVETSKDNPGQSGNLPAFPEWRKEALPENCSQEKWVFIALDGDRFVGVSTLFSTDETGVLYTDYTGVDRHYRGRGIAKALKLLSIQAAINEGAHTMTTDTEAGNEAMQKLNRGLGYLPGKGHYRILKKLGV, from the coding sequence GTGGCATTTGAAAATGAGATATCTAAAAAAATAAGGCTTCGAGATCTTCAGTTACCGGAAGATTATAAGCATATAGCCGTGATGTTTAACTCGATTGAACCAGGTTCTACAACCCTTGAAGCTCTTGAGGATGAAGATCGCCATATTCCTCAAAAATCTACACTCACCTTAAATGATCAAGGCCTGCTAACAGGATTTGGGAGAATAAGAGTGATAGCGGAAAACACAAATGGGCAGGTAATCGGATATGGTGCTTCATGGCGGGCCCCATGGAGTGATCCAGGTGAACTTGCCAGTACTTTTTGCGTTCATCCGGATTATCAAAGACATGGTGTTGGTGAACTGATTCTCTCTTATCTCGAAAATTGGGCAGCAAGTCATCAAGCATCCATCTTACTTTCTGAAGTAAAGGATTGGATCCCAGGCTCACTTCCGTTTGCACAGAAGCATGGCTTTTTGCTGGATGCCCATATTTTTGAATTAAGGTTAAACTTGAACCGACTAGACTTAACCAAATTGGCAGACCCCGTACATAGATTACAAGATTCTGATATTACCTTTGTTACCTTAGCTGATATAGCTGGTGAGGAGTCAGAAAAGAAATTATATGGTTTATATGTAGAAACCTCAAAAGACAATCCTGGGCAATCCGGAAACCTTCCTGCTTTTCCAGAGTGGCGAAAGGAGGCACTTCCAGAAAATTGTTCGCAAGAAAAATGGGTATTTATCGCTCTTGATGGTGATCGTTTTGTTGGAGTGTCCACCCTATTCAGTACGGATGAGACTGGTGTCCTGTATACTGATTATACAGGGGTGGACCGACACTATCGCGGCCGCGGAATTGCCAAGGCTCTAAAACTCCTTTCCATTCAAGCAGCTATAAATGAAGGGGCTCATACGATGACGACAGATACCGAAGCGGGCAATGAAGCCATGCAAAAGCTTAATAGAGGTTTAGGATATTTGCCTGGTAAGGGACATTATCGTATCCTAAAAAAATTGGGGGTTTAA